A single region of the Bacteroides luhongzhouii genome encodes:
- a CDS encoding cation:proton antiporter — MSHLPTLIADLALILISASVITLLFKWMKQPLVLGYIIAGLLAGPYINIFPTVGDIENINIWAEIGVIFLLFALGLEFSFKKLMNVGSTAFITATTEVVSMLLIGFLVGQLLGWGTMNSIFLGGMLSMSSTTIIIKAFDDLGLRNQRFTGIVFGTLVVEDLIAILMMVLLSTMAVSQDFVGEDLLISVLKVVFFLILWFLIGIFVIPAFLKKAKKLMNNETLLIVSIGLCLGMVVLATYTGFSTALGAFIMGSILAETIEAEHIEHIIQPVKDLFGAIFFVSVGMLVNPAVLVEYAWPVIIITLVTIIGKAIFSSFGVLLSGEPLNTSIKSGFSLAQIGEFAFIIAGLGVSLKVLDPFISPIIVAVSVITTFTTPYFIRLANPFAEWLYKILPTKVQETLDRYASGKKTMNHDSDWKKLLKNMIGRVIIYSVLLTAIWLLSIQIIYPAISEMFTPVTIWINLVMCLGTLLLMTPFLWALISNKYNSSELFLKLWRDENYNHGRLVSLVLGRVSVALFFITSVVISYFKLNWGISVIIAIAVVALILILREDLTQYSRLETRFLANLNRREEVAKKRHPLKTSFNSEFNDKDLDLTSVVVSPYSDYIGKSLGELSFRQNFGVNVVAITRGDLNIYIPKSSEHIYPQDKLTVVGTDTQLQGFRNRIEDVKSTSDTDAVDKKITLHSFTVDEEFRFLNQTIAQSHLGEKHDSIVVAIERNDELITLDKDATFQLGDLVWIVGNREKIRKILYLT; from the coding sequence ATGTCACATTTGCCAACTTTGATTGCCGACCTTGCGCTGATATTAATATCGGCCAGTGTAATAACCTTGCTGTTCAAATGGATGAAACAACCTTTAGTCTTAGGTTACATCATTGCCGGATTACTAGCAGGGCCTTATATAAATATTTTCCCCACAGTGGGAGATATCGAAAACATCAATATATGGGCGGAAATAGGTGTTATATTCCTGCTCTTCGCACTTGGACTGGAGTTTAGTTTTAAAAAGCTCATGAATGTAGGTTCCACAGCTTTTATTACGGCCACCACCGAAGTCGTCAGTATGTTGCTCATAGGTTTTCTGGTAGGACAATTATTAGGATGGGGCACGATGAATTCCATCTTTCTTGGAGGAATGTTGTCTATGTCGTCTACCACAATTATCATCAAGGCCTTTGATGATTTGGGGTTGCGCAACCAACGTTTTACGGGCATCGTATTCGGTACTCTGGTAGTGGAAGACCTGATTGCCATTTTAATGATGGTGCTTCTTTCTACAATGGCGGTAAGTCAGGACTTTGTGGGTGAAGATTTATTGATTAGTGTTCTCAAAGTCGTTTTCTTTTTAATCCTGTGGTTTCTCATCGGTATCTTTGTTATTCCGGCTTTTCTTAAAAAAGCAAAGAAGCTGATGAATAATGAGACTCTTTTGATTGTTTCGATTGGTCTTTGTCTGGGAATGGTGGTATTGGCCACCTATACAGGCTTTTCAACAGCGTTAGGTGCATTTATCATGGGATCTATCCTTGCCGAAACCATCGAAGCCGAGCACATCGAACATATCATACAACCGGTAAAAGACCTCTTCGGAGCTATTTTTTTCGTATCGGTCGGTATGCTGGTGAATCCGGCCGTATTGGTAGAATATGCCTGGCCTGTTATCATCATTACTCTGGTTACCATTATCGGCAAAGCCATTTTCTCTTCATTTGGCGTACTCTTATCCGGAGAACCACTGAACACTTCTATCAAATCCGGATTCAGTCTGGCACAAATCGGAGAGTTTGCTTTCATCATCGCCGGACTGGGTGTTTCGCTCAAAGTGCTCGATCCGTTTATTTCACCGATCATTGTGGCTGTGTCTGTTATCACCACTTTCACGACTCCTTATTTTATCCGTTTGGCCAATCCTTTTGCCGAATGGCTTTACAAAATATTGCCTACTAAAGTACAGGAGACGTTAGATCGTTATGCTTCCGGCAAGAAGACCATGAACCACGATAGCGACTGGAAGAAATTACTAAAAAACATGATTGGCAGGGTTATTATTTATAGCGTACTGCTCACTGCTATCTGGCTGCTGTCTATACAAATTATTTATCCTGCCATCAGTGAAATGTTTACTCCTGTTACCATATGGATTAATCTGGTGATGTGTCTGGGCACTCTTTTGCTTATGACTCCTTTTTTGTGGGCACTCATCTCCAACAAATACAACTCTTCCGAATTATTCCTGAAGCTATGGAGAGATGAGAATTACAATCACGGACGACTGGTTTCTCTCGTTTTAGGCCGGGTATCTGTTGCTCTTTTCTTTATCACTAGCGTAGTTATCAGCTATTTCAAGTTGAACTGGGGAATAAGTGTGATTATCGCCATAGCTGTAGTGGCACTGATTCTTATTCTTAGGGAAGACCTCACACAATATTCACGGTTGGAAACGAGATTCCTGGCCAATCTCAACCGACGGGAAGAGGTTGCTAAAAAACGGCACCCGCTAAAAACAAGTTTCAATAGCGAGTTCAATGACAAAGACCTCGATTTGACATCTGTCGTTGTATCGCCCTATTCCGATTACATCGGCAAGTCTTTAGGAGAACTTTCATTCAGGCAAAACTTTGGAGTGAATGTGGTCGCAATCACACGTGGTGATTTGAACATATATATACCCAAAAGCTCTGAACACATCTATCCACAGGATAAATTGACTGTAGTTGGTACAGATACACAATTGCAGGGATTCAGAAATAGAATAGAAGATGTAAAAAGCACATCAGATACGGATGCAGTGGATAAAAAGATAACTCTCCACTCTTTCACGGTAGACGAAGAATTCCGCTTTTTAAACCAAACCATCGCTCAGTCTCATTTGGGAGAAAAGCATGACAGTATTGTTGTAGCTATTGAACGAAATGACGAACTGATTACCCTGGATAAAGACGCAACTTTCCAATTAGGAGATCTCGTTTGGATTGTGGGCAACCGGGAAAAGATTAGAAAAATACTGTACTTAACGTAA
- a CDS encoding DUF47 domain-containing protein has product MKNSFFSRFTPKEPKFFPLLKQLSEVLCEASVVLTESLQHDSPTERADYYKKIKELEREGDKLTHRIFDELGTTFITPFDREDIHDLASCMDDVIDGINSCAKRISIYNPHPISENGKELSRLIQEEATYICKAMDELETFRKKPILLREYCSRLHEIENQADDVYEFFITKLFEEEKDCIELIKIKEIMHELEKTTDAAEHVGKILKNLIVKYA; this is encoded by the coding sequence ATGAAAAATTCTTTTTTTAGCCGGTTTACTCCAAAGGAGCCCAAATTTTTCCCATTGCTGAAACAACTTTCAGAAGTGCTTTGTGAAGCATCCGTTGTTTTAACAGAAAGCTTGCAACATGACTCACCAACAGAACGTGCAGACTACTACAAGAAAATCAAAGAGCTGGAACGTGAAGGGGACAAACTGACACATCGGATTTTTGATGAATTGGGCACTACATTCATCACTCCTTTCGACCGTGAAGATATTCATGACTTAGCTTCCTGCATGGATGATGTCATCGACGGAATAAATAGTTGTGCCAAACGGATCTCTATTTACAATCCCCATCCTATCTCGGAAAATGGCAAAGAATTGAGCCGTTTGATTCAGGAAGAAGCGACCTACATCTGTAAAGCCATGGACGAACTTGAAACATTCCGTAAGAAACCGATTCTTCTCCGGGAATATTGCTCAAGATTACATGAAATCGAAAATCAGGCAGATGACGTATATGAATTCTTTATCACCAAGCTATTTGAAGAAGAAAAGGATTGCATTGAACTTATCAAAATTAAAGAAATCATGCATGAACTGGAGAAAACGACCGATGCCGCAGAACACGTAGGCAAGATTCTGAAAAACCTGATTGTAAAGTACGCATAA
- a CDS encoding M64 family metallopeptidase, with translation MRTIYLLLFPLCLFFIVSCAEDEVDPNFSIENVGYVVMGSAKGSQVTISFTSTREWKASTAADWFTIAPASGEAGTCDIALTATSENVTGSVRTAMLTLTSGMLTQDITIEQEVAEFVNLEQNTYNVPAEGGELDIKFSTNIAEDELLIYGSLGTGTWLTQEAKTRTSSSYMLNLTVLPNTDGVSRIAYIYFVRVTDMESMVVEMVTIIQRGNVTNESTDYSSDKKVRILQTAKLGKGLPIVLMGDGFIDTEINDGTYDAVMDKAFENLFTEEPIKSLRDYFNVYAVTAVSKHNLFGIGYETALGCELAGGNSTGISGEDNAVQRYVQCVDNIDMSETLAVVILNSPAYAGTTYFGYTNQTKVVEFAIAYCPVIYDLQSESFRQVLVHEAVGHGFAKLEDEYAYQENGTISSKEIKNVQYLQTLGWAQNVDFTSDPSQVLWSAFLSDNRYASEKLGVFEGACTYIKGAYRPSEESMMNSNTEGFNAPSRKAIYNKIMERSLGKQMAYEEFAAFDLQNKSQTRSAKSTVRPGKPFTRPHFVNRMLDK, from the coding sequence ATGAGAACAATTTATCTTCTATTATTTCCCTTGTGTTTGTTTTTTATAGTATCCTGTGCTGAAGACGAAGTAGATCCTAACTTCTCGATAGAGAATGTCGGATATGTCGTGATGGGTTCGGCTAAAGGTTCGCAGGTAACAATCAGTTTTACGAGTACCCGTGAATGGAAAGCGAGTACTGCTGCCGATTGGTTTACAATCGCTCCGGCTTCGGGGGAAGCGGGGACATGCGACATTGCGCTTACAGCTACCAGTGAGAATGTAACAGGAAGTGTACGTACAGCGATGCTTACATTGACTTCCGGGATGTTGACGCAAGATATAACCATAGAGCAGGAGGTGGCAGAATTCGTCAATCTGGAGCAGAATACATATAATGTTCCCGCTGAAGGTGGAGAACTGGATATTAAATTTTCTACGAATATAGCTGAAGATGAATTATTGATTTATGGTTCTTTGGGTACTGGCACTTGGCTAACGCAGGAAGCAAAAACTCGTACATCATCTTCCTACATGCTTAACCTGACTGTACTGCCTAATACTGATGGCGTTTCACGTATCGCTTATATCTACTTTGTGAGAGTGACAGATATGGAATCTATGGTAGTGGAGATGGTTACTATTATACAAAGAGGTAATGTTACAAATGAATCTACTGATTATTCGTCAGATAAAAAAGTACGTATTCTGCAGACTGCAAAGCTGGGAAAAGGTCTTCCTATTGTGCTTATGGGCGATGGATTTATAGATACTGAAATTAACGATGGAACTTATGACGCCGTTATGGACAAAGCTTTTGAGAATCTCTTTACGGAAGAACCTATCAAGTCACTTCGAGATTATTTTAATGTATATGCAGTAACTGCGGTTTCGAAACACAATCTTTTTGGTATAGGATATGAAACAGCGCTTGGTTGTGAATTGGCGGGTGGAAACAGTACGGGGATTTCCGGTGAAGATAATGCTGTACAACGTTATGTACAATGCGTGGATAATATAGATATGAGTGAAACATTGGCTGTTGTAATTCTAAATTCTCCTGCGTATGCAGGAACTACTTATTTTGGTTATACTAATCAGACGAAAGTGGTTGAGTTTGCTATTGCTTATTGTCCGGTGATATATGATTTGCAAAGTGAAAGTTTCAGGCAGGTACTTGTACACGAGGCTGTTGGACATGGCTTTGCCAAATTGGAAGATGAGTATGCTTATCAGGAAAATGGGACTATTTCTTCTAAAGAAATAAAAAATGTTCAGTATCTGCAGACATTAGGATGGGCGCAGAATGTTGATTTTACATCCGATCCATCTCAGGTGCTTTGGTCGGCTTTCTTGAGTGATAATCGGTATGCGTCAGAAAAACTGGGAGTATTTGAAGGTGCATGTACTTATATAAAAGGTGCGTATCGTCCTTCAGAAGAGAGTATGATGAATAGTAATACCGAGGGATTTAATGCTCCTTCCCGTAAAGCGATATATAATAAAATAATGGAAAGAAGTTTGGGAAAACAAATGGCTTATGAGGAGTTTGCCGCATTTGATTTGCAGAATAAATCACAAACGCGCAGTGCTAAATCAACTGTAAGACCAGGTAAGCCATTCACGCGTCCTCACTTTGTAAATAGAATGTTAGATAAGTAA
- a CDS encoding RNA polymerase sigma factor, whose amino-acid sequence MINENKIREACASNRERGFKMLMDSFQVPIYNYIRRLVVSHEDAEDVLQEVFIRIFRHIDQFREESSLSTWIYRIATNESLRLLNGRKDEGVVSAEDVQEELMGKLKASDYIDYENELAVKFQEAILSLPEKQRLVFNLRYYDELEYEEIARVLDSKVDTLKVNYHYAKEKIKEYILNR is encoded by the coding sequence ATGATAAACGAGAATAAAATTCGTGAAGCTTGTGCCTCGAATCGCGAACGGGGATTCAAGATGTTGATGGACTCTTTTCAGGTGCCGATATATAATTATATCCGTAGATTGGTTGTATCTCATGAAGATGCGGAAGATGTGCTTCAGGAAGTCTTTATCCGGATATTCCGGCATATCGATCAGTTTCGCGAAGAAAGTTCACTGTCAACCTGGATTTACCGGATTGCAACGAATGAGAGTTTACGCTTGCTCAACGGACGTAAAGATGAAGGAGTTGTTTCCGCAGAAGATGTTCAGGAAGAGTTGATGGGCAAGTTGAAGGCTTCCGATTACATTGATTATGAAAATGAGCTGGCAGTAAAGTTTCAGGAAGCCATTTTAAGTCTGCCGGAAAAGCAGCGGCTTGTATTCAATTTACGTTATTACGATGAACTTGAATATGAAGAGATTGCCCGTGTACTGGACAGTAAAGTGGATACGCTGAAAGTGAATTACCACTATGCGAAAGAGAAGATAAAGGAATATATATTAAACAGATAG
- a CDS encoding DedA family protein: MDFLLDFILHINQYMVMIVHDYHAWTYAILFFIIFCETGLVVTPFLPGDSLLFVAGAISALPDMPISVHILVIILFAAAVLGDSCNYMIGHFFGRKLSNNPNSRIFKQSHLERTHEFYKKYGGKTIILARFVPIVRTFAPFVAGMGKMNYYYFMMYNLAGGAAWVGIFCYTGYFFGDLPFVQENLKLLIVAIIFISILPAIIEVVRAKLKS, encoded by the coding sequence ATGGACTTTTTATTGGATTTTATACTTCATATCAATCAATATATGGTTATGATTGTACATGATTATCATGCTTGGACGTACGCCATTTTGTTTTTTATAATCTTCTGTGAAACCGGATTAGTGGTCACTCCTTTTCTTCCCGGTGATTCTCTGCTCTTCGTAGCCGGAGCCATTTCTGCCTTACCTGACATGCCTATCAGTGTACATATACTCGTTATCATTTTATTTGCCGCTGCCGTATTAGGCGATTCCTGCAATTACATGATCGGACATTTCTTCGGTCGAAAGCTTTCTAATAATCCCAATTCCAGAATATTCAAACAAAGCCATCTGGAGAGGACACACGAGTTTTATAAGAAATATGGTGGGAAAACAATTATTCTGGCCAGATTCGTCCCGATAGTTCGCACGTTTGCTCCCTTCGTGGCAGGAATGGGAAAGATGAATTATTACTATTTTATGATGTATAATTTAGCGGGCGGTGCGGCTTGGGTTGGCATCTTCTGCTACACCGGTTATTTCTTCGGAGACCTTCCGTTTGTACAGGAGAACTTGAAACTGCTGATTGTTGCCATCATATTCATCTCTATATTGCCTGCAATCATAGAGGTAGTACGAGCCAAACTAAAATCTTAA
- a CDS encoding DUF4250 domain-containing protein: MELPKDPMMLFSVINMKLRDCYSSLDELCEDMNVNKDELVNQLKAVGFEYSAEHNKFW, from the coding sequence ATGGAATTACCGAAAGATCCGATGATGTTGTTCAGCGTCATCAATATGAAGTTACGCGATTGTTATTCTTCACTTGACGAACTTTGTGAAGATATGAATGTGAACAAGGATGAATTAGTGAATCAGTTGAAAGCCGTAGGCTTTGAATATAGTGCGGAACACAATAAGTTCTGGTAA
- a CDS encoding inorganic phosphate transporter: MELLVTIIILALIFDYINGFHDAANSIATIVSTRVLTPFQAVLWAAFFNFVAFFIAKYIIGGFGIANTVSKTVVEQYITLPIILAGVIAAITWNLVTWWKGIPSSSSHTLIGGFAGAAIMANGFEAIQLNIILKIAAFIFLAPFIGMVIAFGFTLFVLYICRRAHPHTAEVWFKRLQLVSSALFSVGHGLNDSQKVMGIIAAAMIAAHSMGLGMGINSINDLPDWVAFSCFTAISLGTMSGGWKIVKTMGTKITKVTPLEGVIAETAGAFTLYITEMLKIPVSTTHTITGAIIGVGATKRLSAVRWGITKSLMTAWILTIPVSGLLAAVIYYIVSLFL, translated from the coding sequence ATGGAATTATTAGTGACTATCATTATTCTGGCTCTGATATTTGATTATATCAACGGCTTTCACGATGCAGCAAACTCAATAGCTACAATCGTATCTACCAGGGTGCTTACTCCCTTTCAAGCCGTATTATGGGCTGCTTTCTTCAATTTCGTTGCTTTTTTCATTGCCAAATATATCATAGGCGGATTCGGTATTGCCAATACAGTATCCAAGACGGTGGTAGAACAATACATCACTTTACCTATTATATTGGCAGGAGTCATAGCAGCCATCACCTGGAACCTGGTAACGTGGTGGAAAGGTATCCCGTCTTCATCGTCACATACGCTTATCGGAGGATTTGCAGGAGCTGCCATTATGGCAAACGGATTTGAAGCAATTCAACTTAATATCATTCTTAAAATTGCAGCTTTCATTTTTCTGGCTCCTTTTATCGGAATGGTGATTGCTTTCGGTTTCACTCTGTTTGTTCTTTACATCTGCCGGCGTGCACATCCTCATACAGCTGAAGTCTGGTTTAAAAGGTTACAGCTCGTTTCTTCCGCCCTCTTCAGCGTCGGACATGGTTTGAATGACTCACAAAAAGTAATGGGTATCATTGCCGCTGCCATGATAGCCGCCCATTCTATGGGATTGGGTATGGGTATCAACAGCATCAATGACCTTCCCGACTGGGTTGCTTTTTCGTGTTTCACCGCCATCTCACTCGGCACCATGTCCGGAGGTTGGAAAATAGTAAAGACAATGGGAACCAAAATCACCAAAGTAACCCCATTGGAAGGAGTAATTGCCGAAACAGCCGGTGCTTTCACTCTCTACATCACGGAAATGCTGAAAATCCCTGTTAGTACAACACATACTATCACAGGTGCAATCATCGGAGTAGGTGCGACCAAACGCCTCTCTGCCGTTCGCTGGGGAATAACAAAAAGCCTCATGACTGCCTGGATTCTTACAATTCCGGTCAGTGGACTCTTGGCAGCAGTTATCTATTATATTGTTTCCCTCTTTTTGTAG
- the dnaK gene encoding molecular chaperone DnaK: MGKIIGIDLGTTNSCVAVFEGNEPVVIANSEGKRTTPSVVAFVDGGERKVGDPAKRQAITNPTRTIFSIKRFMGETWDQVQKEVTRVPYKVVKGDNNTPRVDIDGRLYTPQEISAMILQKMKKTAEDYLGQEVTEAVITVPAYFSDSQRQATKEAGQIAGLEVKRIVNEPTAAALAYGLDKAHKDMKIAVFDLGGGTFDISILEFGGGVFEVLSTNGDTHLGGDDFDQVIINWLVQEFKNDEGADLTQDPMALQRLKEAAEKAKIELSSSTSTEINLPYIMPVGGVPKHLVKTLTRAKFESLAHELIQACLEPCKKAMSDAGLNNADIDEVILVGGSSRIPAVQKLVEDFFGKTPSKGVNPDEVVAIGAAVQGAVLTDEIKGVVLLDVTPLSMGIETLGGVMTKLIDANTTIPARKSETFSTAADNQTEVTIHVLQGERPMAAQNKSIGQFNLTGIAPARRGVPQIEVTFDIDANGILKVSAKDKATGKEQAIRIEASSGLSKEEIEKMKAEAEANAEADKKEREKIDKLNQADSVIFSTENQLKELGDKLPADKKAPIEAALQKLKDAHKAQDLAAIDTAMAEINTAFQAASAEMYAQSGAQGGAQAGPDMNGGAGQQDNSKHGDNVQDADFEEVK; encoded by the coding sequence ATGGGAAAAATTATTGGTATTGACTTAGGAACTACAAACTCTTGTGTTGCCGTATTCGAAGGTAACGAACCTGTAGTAATTGCAAACAGTGAAGGTAAACGTACGACTCCTTCTGTTGTTGCTTTCGTTGATGGTGGCGAACGTAAAGTGGGGGATCCTGCAAAACGTCAGGCTATTACGAACCCTACACGTACAATCTTCTCTATCAAACGTTTCATGGGTGAAACGTGGGATCAGGTACAAAAAGAAGTGACTCGTGTTCCTTATAAAGTAGTGAAAGGTGACAATAACACTCCACGTGTTGACATCGACGGACGTCTGTATACTCCGCAGGAAATCTCTGCAATGATTCTTCAGAAAATGAAGAAAACTGCTGAAGACTATCTCGGACAGGAAGTAACAGAAGCTGTTATCACCGTTCCTGCCTATTTCTCCGACTCTCAACGTCAGGCTACAAAAGAAGCCGGACAGATTGCCGGTCTGGAAGTAAAACGTATTGTAAACGAACCGACAGCCGCAGCTCTTGCTTACGGTTTGGATAAGGCTCACAAAGATATGAAGATTGCTGTATTCGACCTTGGTGGTGGTACATTCGATATCTCTATCCTCGAATTCGGTGGTGGTGTGTTTGAAGTTCTTTCTACAAACGGTGATACTCACCTTGGTGGTGACGACTTCGACCAGGTAATCATCAACTGGCTGGTACAGGAATTCAAGAACGACGAAGGTGCTGACTTGACTCAGGATCCGATGGCTTTGCAACGTCTGAAAGAAGCTGCTGAAAAAGCTAAGATTGAACTTTCTTCTTCTACAAGTACTGAAATCAACTTGCCGTATATCATGCCGGTAGGTGGTGTGCCTAAGCACTTGGTGAAGACTTTGACTCGTGCAAAATTCGAATCTTTGGCTCACGAATTGATTCAGGCTTGTCTTGAGCCATGTAAGAAAGCAATGAGCGACGCAGGTCTGAACAATGCTGATATTGATGAAGTAATCCTTGTAGGTGGTTCTTCCCGTATTCCGGCTGTTCAGAAGTTGGTAGAAGATTTCTTCGGCAAGACTCCTTCTAAAGGTGTGAATCCGGATGAAGTGGTAGCTATTGGTGCGGCTGTACAGGGTGCTGTTTTGACAGATGAAATCAAAGGTGTAGTATTGTTGGATGTTACTCCGTTGTCAATGGGTATTGAAACACTGGGTGGTGTGATGACTAAGTTGATCGACGCTAACACTACCATTCCGGCTCGTAAGAGTGAAACATTCTCTACTGCTGCCGATAACCAGACGGAAGTTACTATCCATGTATTACAGGGAGAACGTCCGATGGCTGCACAGAACAAATCAATCGGTCAGTTCAACTTGACAGGTATTGCTCCGGCTCGTCGTGGTGTTCCTCAAATTGAGGTTACATTCGATATTGATGCGAATGGTATCTTGAAAGTATCTGCTAAAGATAAGGCTACCGGTAAAGAACAGGCTATCCGTATCGAAGCATCCAGCGGCTTGAGCAAGGAAGAAATCGAAAAGATGAAGGCCGAAGCTGAAGCTAATGCTGAAGCAGATAAGAAAGAACGTGAGAAAATCGACAAGCTGAATCAGGCTGACAGCGTAATCTTCTCTACTGAAAATCAGTTGAAAGAATTAGGTGATAAGTTGCCTGCTGATAAGAAAGCTCCGATTGAAGCTGCTTTGCAGAAATTGAAAGATGCTCACAAAGCACAGGATTTGGCGGCTATCGACACTGCTATGGCAGAAATCAATACTGCCTTCCAAGCTGCAAGTGCTGAAATGTATGCACAAAGCGGTGCACAAGGTGGAGCACAGGCTGGTCCTGATATGAATGGTGGTGCTGGGCAGCAAGATAACAGCAAGCACGGAGATAACGTTCAGGATGCTGACTTCGAGGAAGTGAAATAA